ACTCGTCTACGACACCGTCGCCCGCCGCTTCGAACGCGGCAGCCGCGCCCTGCTGGACGCGATCCGCCGCACCCGCCCCCGGTACGCCCTCTTCGGCCACGTCCACCAGCCCCTGGCCCGCCGGATGCGGATCGGCGCGACCGAGTGCGTCAACGTCGGCCACTTCGCCTCCACCGGCAGGCCGTGGGCGCTGGAGTGGTGAAAGCCCGCGGTGGCCCGCGAGGGATGCCCGCGCGGGGCGCTCACCCGCACGCGATAGCCTGCACCCGGCAGGCTCCTGCCGAGAACGGACCGGCACAGCGCATGGAGGGCCACGGCGATGGCTGAACACACCAGCTCGAGCATCACGATCGAGGCGGCACCGGCCGACGTGATGAGCGTGATCGCCGACTTCGCCCGCTACCCGGAATGGACCGGCGAGGTGAAGGAGACCGAGGTGCTGGCCACCGACGACCGGGGTCGCGCCGAGCAGGTGCGCCTGGTCCTCGACGCCGGAGCCATCAAGGACGACCACGTCCTCGCCTACACGTGGAACGGCGACCACGAGGTCAGCTGGAGCCTCGTCAAGTCCCAGATGCTCCGCGCGCTCGACGGCACGTACGCGCTGGAGCCCCTCGCCGGCGGCGAGCGCACCGAGGTCACCTACCGGCTCGCCGTCGACGTCAAGATCCCGCTCCTCGGCATGATCAAGCGCAAGGCGGAGAAGGTCATCATCGACCGCGCGCTGGCCGGTCTGAAGAAGCGCGTCGAGTCCGCCCCCCAGGGCTGACCCGGTGCGCACGGTCCTGGTCACCGGGCCCGGCGGCGCCGGCACCACCACGGTCGCGGCAGCCACCGCCCGGGCCTCGGCCCGGGCCGGCCGCCGCACCCTCCTGGTCACCCGCGACCGTGTGCCCGGTGGCCTCGGCTTCCCGGACGACCCCGGACCCGTCGCCGCGGACCACCTCCTGGACCACGCGCGGACCGACTCCGGCGCACACTTCCGCGCCGAACTCCTCGCCCTCCAGGAACGCGCCGCCACCGTCTTCGACCTCCTCGGCGCAGGCCGGATGGACGCCGAGGAGCTCACCGAACTCCCCGGCAGCGCCGAACTCGCACTCCTGCACACCCTGCACCGGGCCGCCGCCGGCGACTGGTCCCGGGCCGGTTACGACACCCTCGTCATCGCCCTGCCGCCCCTGACCGAGGCCATCGCCCTGCTCGCCCTCCCCGCCCAGCTGCGCCGCTACCTGCGCCGGCTGCTGCCCCAGGAGCGACAGGCCGCCCGCGCACTGCGCCCGGTGCTGGCCCAGCTCGCCGGGGTCCCGATGCCCGCGCAGTGGCTGTACGCCGCCGCCGCCCGCAAGGACGCCGAACTCGCGGAGGCCGAGGCGCTCATCGGGGACCGCTCGACCACGCTGCGGCTGGTCGCGGAGCCGGGACCCGCCGCCGAGGAGGCCCTGCGCGCCGCCCGTACCGGGTTCGCGCTGCACGGACTGCGCACCGACCTGCTGGTCGCCAACCGGGTGCTGCCGCGCCACAGCGCCGACCCCTTCTTCGCCGGACTCGCCGCCCAGCAG
The DNA window shown above is from Streptomyces sp. NBC_00247 and carries:
- a CDS encoding SRPBCC family protein — encoded protein: MAEHTSSSITIEAAPADVMSVIADFARYPEWTGEVKETEVLATDDRGRAEQVRLVLDAGAIKDDHVLAYTWNGDHEVSWSLVKSQMLRALDGTYALEPLAGGERTEVTYRLAVDVKIPLLGMIKRKAEKVIIDRALAGLKKRVESAPQG
- a CDS encoding ArsA family ATPase, with the protein product MRTVLVTGPGGAGTTTVAAATARASARAGRRTLLVTRDRVPGGLGFPDDPGPVAADHLLDHARTDSGAHFRAELLALQERAATVFDLLGAGRMDAEELTELPGSAELALLHTLHRAAAGDWSRAGYDTLVIALPPLTEAIALLALPAQLRRYLRRLLPQERQAARALRPVLAQLAGVPMPAQWLYAAAARKDAELAEAEALIGDRSTTLRLVAEPGPAAEEALRAARTGFALHGLRTDLLVANRVLPRHSADPFFAGLAAQQEKTLARWYEDRAPETAAPGGGAAASREALYEAPHLGHDPRGAEDLDLLGVPAPDDRPAGRADDPWWTERAAPDGPDGHEGFVWCLPLPGAVKSGLRLVRRGDEILLAVGPFRRSVRLESALRRCTVSGAALRDGVLRVRFTPDPSLWPRTP